One genomic segment of Micromonospora sp. WMMC415 includes these proteins:
- a CDS encoding MurR/RpiR family transcriptional regulator encodes MVDHEVDATAVTAVVDADGFDRRGAGVAAGGVLARVRAGAGELTGALRRVAEHVLSDPEAAARATIVELAERSGTSPATITRFCRAMGFEGYADLRLGIAAETGRARSAGWTVDIGREIQPSDPLRRVLDQIIAADTRAMHDTAALLDLGEVERAAVAIAGASRVNIFGASGSALVGEEMQFMLHRIGVAAWAWNDVHEGLASAALLRAGDVALGVSHSGQTRETIEMLAEAGSRGATTVAVTGFPRSPLAELADIALLTASQATTFRPDALSARHPQLVVLDLLYIAVAQRTHDRAHAAFRRTAQAVDGHKAARRLPGNTGTGEGGSR; translated from the coding sequence ATGGTTGATCACGAGGTGGACGCCACCGCGGTGACCGCGGTGGTCGACGCCGACGGGTTCGACCGGCGGGGCGCCGGGGTCGCTGCCGGCGGCGTGCTCGCCCGGGTCCGGGCCGGCGCCGGTGAGCTGACCGGAGCGTTGCGGCGGGTCGCCGAGCACGTGCTCAGCGACCCGGAGGCCGCCGCCCGCGCGACGATCGTGGAGCTGGCCGAGCGTAGCGGCACGTCGCCGGCCACCATCACCCGCTTCTGCCGGGCGATGGGCTTCGAGGGGTACGCGGACCTGCGGCTCGGCATCGCCGCCGAGACCGGCCGGGCCCGCTCGGCCGGCTGGACCGTCGACATCGGGCGCGAGATCCAGCCCAGCGACCCGCTGCGCCGGGTGCTCGACCAGATCATCGCCGCCGACACCCGGGCCATGCACGACACCGCCGCGCTGCTCGACCTCGGCGAGGTGGAGCGGGCCGCGGTGGCCATCGCCGGCGCGAGCCGGGTGAACATCTTCGGCGCCAGCGGCAGCGCGCTGGTCGGCGAGGAGATGCAGTTCATGCTGCACCGCATTGGGGTCGCCGCCTGGGCCTGGAACGACGTCCACGAGGGTCTCGCCTCGGCCGCCCTGCTGCGCGCCGGTGACGTCGCGCTCGGCGTCTCCCACAGCGGCCAGACCCGGGAGACCATCGAGATGCTCGCGGAGGCCGGCAGCCGGGGCGCGACCACCGTCGCCGTGACCGGCTTTCCCCGCTCGCCGCTGGCCGAGCTCGCCGACATCGCGCTGCTGACGGCGAGCCAGGCCACCACCTTCCGCCCCGACGCGCTGTCGGCCCGGCACCCCCAGCTCGTCGTGCTCGACCTGCTCTACATCGCGGTGGCCCAGCGCACCCACGACCGCGCCCACGCGGCCTTCCGGCGTACCGCCCAGGCCGTCGACGGGCACAAGGCCGCCAGGCGGCTGCCGGGCAACACCGGAACCGGCGAGGGGGGCAGCCGATGA
- a CDS encoding SIS domain-containing protein, translating to MISAQRYADAVRPVLDRLVDSSADALASAADLIAGSLRAGGVLQAFGAGHSEAFAAELVARAGGLVPTNRLSIHDLVLHGDAPRDVLADPKLERDPSIAHQIYALADPLPQDVFVVASQSGINGSVVELATLVTGRGHPLIAVTSVEHTARVAPRHPSGHRLADIADVVLDNGAPYGDALLPLEGGGAVCAVSSVTAALLAQLLTAEVVRRFHQAGEVPPIYLSANVPGGDEHNHALESRYAGRLRRTA from the coding sequence ATGATCAGCGCCCAGCGGTACGCCGACGCGGTCCGGCCGGTGCTCGACCGCCTCGTCGACTCCAGCGCCGACGCGCTCGCCTCCGCCGCCGACCTGATCGCCGGAAGCCTCCGGGCGGGCGGCGTGCTCCAGGCCTTCGGGGCGGGGCACTCCGAGGCGTTCGCCGCGGAGCTGGTCGCCCGGGCCGGCGGGCTGGTCCCCACCAACCGGCTGTCCATCCACGACCTGGTGCTGCACGGCGACGCCCCGCGCGACGTGCTCGCCGATCCGAAGCTGGAGCGCGACCCCTCCATCGCCCACCAGATCTACGCCCTCGCGGACCCGCTGCCGCAGGACGTGTTCGTGGTGGCGTCCCAGTCCGGCATCAACGGCTCGGTGGTCGAGCTGGCGACGCTGGTCACCGGGCGCGGTCACCCGTTGATCGCGGTCACCTCGGTCGAGCACACGGCGCGGGTCGCCCCCCGGCACCCGTCCGGGCACCGGCTCGCCGACATCGCCGACGTCGTGCTGGACAACGGCGCGCCGTACGGCGACGCACTGCTGCCGCTCGAGGGCGGCGGCGCGGTCTGTGCGGTCTCCTCGGTCACCGCGGCGCTGCTGGCGCAGCTGCTGACCGCCGAGGTCGTACGACGGTTCCACCAGGCCGGGGAGGTACCCCCTATCTACCTCTCCGCCAACGTCCCCGGCGGGGACGAGCACAACCACGCCCTCGAGTCGCGGTACGCCGGGCGCCTCCGGCGGACCGCCTGA
- a CDS encoding carbohydrate ABC transporter permease: MVVYPLLWVVMSALKTDSEVIREPLSLFPSSLQWDNFARAWTAGIDSFFLNTLLVLVGSVFLTMLLGSMAAYALARYEFPGNRLIYWMFLSGLTLPIYLAAVPLFKGVYNTGVVLPLLGPNKHVMLILVYVAWSLSFTVFFMHSFFRTLPTAIAEAGLVDGASHTRLFFSVMLPMAKPGLISIGIFNVLGQWNQWYLPTLLMQSVAGEPKNQVIAQGLIELSVNQGYKSDWSGLFAGVTMAMLPVLIVYIVFQRQVQSGLTAGVGK, encoded by the coding sequence ATGGTCGTCTACCCGCTGCTGTGGGTGGTCATGTCGGCCCTCAAGACCGACTCCGAGGTGATCCGCGAGCCGCTGTCGTTGTTCCCCTCGTCACTGCAGTGGGACAACTTCGCGCGCGCCTGGACGGCGGGCATCGACAGCTTCTTCCTGAACACGTTGCTGGTGCTCGTCGGCAGTGTCTTCCTCACCATGCTGCTCGGCTCGATGGCCGCGTACGCCCTGGCCCGCTACGAGTTCCCCGGCAACCGGCTGATCTACTGGATGTTCCTGTCCGGGCTGACGCTGCCGATCTACCTCGCCGCCGTCCCGCTGTTCAAGGGGGTCTACAACACCGGCGTCGTGCTCCCGCTGCTCGGGCCGAACAAGCACGTCATGCTGATCCTGGTGTACGTGGCCTGGTCGCTGTCGTTCACGGTCTTCTTCATGCACTCGTTCTTCCGGACCCTGCCGACCGCGATCGCCGAGGCCGGCCTGGTCGACGGCGCCTCGCACACCCGCCTGTTCTTCAGCGTCATGCTGCCGATGGCCAAGCCCGGCCTGATCAGCATCGGCATCTTCAACGTGCTCGGGCAGTGGAACCAGTGGTACCTGCCGACGCTGCTGATGCAGTCCGTCGCCGGCGAGCCGAAGAACCAGGTGATCGCCCAGGGCCTGATCGAGCTGTCGGTCAACCAGGGCTACAAGTCCGACTGGTCCGGTCTCTTCGCCGGGGTCACGATGGCGATGCTGCCGGTGCTGATCGTGTACATCGTCTTCCAGCGCCAGGTGCAGTCCGGCCTCACCGCCGGCGTCGGCAAGTAA
- a CDS encoding N-acetylglucosamine kinase encodes MSGTVVVGLDVGGTSTRATAVTLDGERLGTGRAGGGNPTSHGAEAAARELRAALRAALSGVDPARVRAGVVGLAGAARLLADPDGRAAFDRAWHDAGLRCPYAVHGDALVAYASGTAAPDGTILIAGTGAIAARVRDLRLDRVADGHGWLLGDAGSGFWLGREAVRGVLADLDRGTAPGPLGAAVLRDLLGSAEVAPRSRDTVDTLIQAVTRRPPVELARLAPLVTTAAVDGEPVARRLLDEAALHLAESTARIRPAGERTPIVLGGGLLTGGTPLAATVRAEVRRRWPDAPVHLAGDGAAAAAWLAARDLPEVTDPAALHALLLPTRGAPGS; translated from the coding sequence GTGTCCGGCACCGTCGTGGTCGGTCTCGACGTCGGGGGTACGTCCACCCGCGCCACCGCCGTGACCCTGGACGGGGAACGGCTCGGCACCGGCCGGGCCGGTGGCGGCAACCCGACCAGCCACGGCGCCGAGGCCGCCGCCCGGGAACTGCGCGCCGCCCTGCGCGCCGCGCTCAGCGGCGTCGACCCGGCACGGGTACGCGCCGGGGTCGTCGGGCTGGCCGGGGCCGCCCGGTTGCTCGCCGACCCGGACGGCCGGGCCGCCTTCGACCGGGCCTGGCACGACGCCGGGCTGCGCTGCCCGTACGCGGTGCACGGCGACGCCCTGGTCGCGTACGCCTCGGGCACCGCCGCACCGGACGGGACGATCCTGATCGCCGGCACCGGGGCGATCGCGGCGCGGGTACGCGACCTGCGACTGGACCGGGTGGCCGACGGGCACGGCTGGCTGCTCGGCGACGCCGGCTCGGGCTTCTGGCTGGGGCGGGAGGCGGTCCGCGGGGTGCTCGCCGACCTGGACCGGGGCACCGCACCCGGCCCGCTGGGCGCCGCCGTCCTGCGCGACCTGCTCGGCTCGGCCGAGGTCGCACCCCGGTCCCGGGACACGGTCGACACCCTGATCCAGGCCGTCACCCGGCGCCCGCCGGTGGAGCTGGCCCGGCTGGCCCCCCTGGTGACGACCGCCGCCGTCGACGGCGAGCCGGTGGCCCGGCGGCTCCTCGACGAGGCCGCGCTGCACCTGGCGGAGAGCACCGCCCGGATCCGACCGGCGGGCGAGCGCACGCCGATCGTGCTCGGCGGCGGCCTGTTGACCGGCGGCACACCGCTCGCGGCGACCGTACGGGCGGAGGTGCGGCGACGTTGGCCGGACGCGCCGGTCCACCTCGCTGGCGACGGCGCGGCCGCGGCGGCCTGGCTCGCCGCCCGGGACCTGCCCGAGGTCACCGACCCGGCGGCGTTGCACGCCCTCCTGCTCCCCACCCGGGGAGCGCCAGGGTCGTGA
- a CDS encoding bifunctional 3'-5' exonuclease/DNA polymerase, whose product MSHRRGRIASVLVAVVADEVGGGVLQPLDAAGRPTAPPEPVADLAGAVAARERADRPRWVWASGATVYPALLRAGVRVDRCHDVELTEALLLGHAGRWGEPRSLAAAWARLTGAPVPPDPPPRAAEPPGHGQDALFETLPGPPGPGVDVLTQVYADQLARVATTEHPGRFRLLVAAESAGALIAVEMGAAGLPWRGDVHDAVLAELLGEPSPVGGPPRRLAELAARIADAFGVRQLHADSPAELVRAFARAGVEVPNTRAWVLRGVDHPAVPLVLEYKELYRIWTAHGWAWRDAWVRDGRFRPEYVPGGVVSGRWATRGGGALQIPKVIRRAVVADPGWTFVVADAGQLEPRVLAAVSEDARLAAAGGAGDLYAALARDAFGGDRARAKVALLGAMYGQTGGAAVPALEVLRRHYPTAFGHVEAAARTGETGGLVRSWLGRTCPPGSAGLDGEEAAPDGGDRSARARSRGRFTRNFVIQATAAEWASTLLATLRGELAGTGGELVFFQHDEVVVHCPKVRADVVAAAVVRSGARATALLFGHTPVRFPLDVSIVDCYADAA is encoded by the coding sequence GTGTCGCACCGACGGGGCAGAATCGCGTCCGTGCTGGTGGCGGTGGTGGCGGACGAGGTCGGCGGGGGAGTGCTGCAACCCCTCGACGCCGCCGGGCGGCCGACCGCGCCGCCCGAGCCCGTGGCCGACCTGGCCGGCGCGGTGGCTGCTCGGGAGCGGGCCGACCGCCCGCGCTGGGTGTGGGCTTCCGGCGCGACGGTCTACCCGGCGTTGCTGCGCGCCGGTGTCCGTGTCGACCGCTGTCACGACGTCGAGCTGACCGAGGCGCTGCTGCTCGGCCACGCCGGCCGCTGGGGTGAGCCCCGCTCGCTCGCCGCCGCCTGGGCGCGGCTCACCGGTGCGCCGGTGCCGCCCGACCCGCCGCCCCGCGCGGCCGAGCCGCCCGGCCACGGCCAGGACGCGCTCTTCGAGACCCTGCCGGGCCCGCCGGGCCCCGGCGTCGACGTCCTGACCCAGGTGTACGCGGACCAGCTCGCCCGGGTCGCCACGACCGAGCATCCCGGCCGGTTCCGGCTGCTCGTGGCCGCCGAGTCGGCCGGCGCGCTGATCGCCGTCGAGATGGGCGCCGCCGGGCTGCCGTGGCGGGGCGACGTGCACGACGCCGTCCTCGCCGAGCTGCTCGGCGAGCCGTCCCCGGTGGGCGGGCCGCCCCGGCGCCTCGCCGAGCTGGCGGCCCGCATCGCCGACGCGTTCGGCGTACGCCAGCTGCACGCCGACTCTCCGGCGGAACTGGTGAGGGCGTTCGCCCGCGCGGGGGTGGAGGTGCCCAACACGCGAGCCTGGGTGCTGCGCGGCGTCGACCACCCGGCGGTGCCGCTGGTCCTGGAGTACAAGGAGCTCTACCGGATCTGGACGGCGCACGGCTGGGCCTGGCGCGACGCGTGGGTGCGCGACGGGCGGTTCCGCCCGGAGTACGTGCCCGGCGGCGTGGTCTCCGGGCGGTGGGCGACCCGGGGCGGCGGGGCGTTGCAGATCCCCAAGGTGATCCGCCGGGCGGTGGTGGCCGACCCGGGCTGGACCTTCGTGGTGGCCGACGCCGGCCAGTTGGAGCCGCGCGTGCTGGCCGCGGTCTCCGAGGACGCCCGGCTGGCCGCCGCCGGTGGGGCCGGCGACCTCTACGCCGCTCTCGCCCGGGACGCGTTCGGGGGCGACCGGGCCCGGGCCAAGGTGGCCCTGCTCGGCGCGATGTACGGGCAGACCGGTGGGGCGGCGGTGCCCGCGCTGGAGGTGCTGCGGCGCCACTACCCGACCGCCTTCGGCCACGTCGAGGCCGCCGCCCGTACCGGTGAGACCGGCGGCCTGGTCCGCTCCTGGCTGGGCCGCACCTGCCCGCCCGGCTCGGCCGGCCTCGACGGGGAGGAGGCGGCGCCGGATGGCGGCGACCGGTCGGCGCGGGCACGGTCGCGCGGACGGTTCACCCGCAACTTCGTCATCCAGGCCACGGCCGCCGAGTGGGCGTCGACGCTGCTCGCCACGTTGCGCGGCGAGCTGGCCGGCACCGGTGGCGAGCTGGTGTTCTTCCAGCACGACGAGGTGGTCGTGCACTGCCCGAAGGTGCGGGCCGACGTGGTCGCGGCGGCGGTCGTCCGGTCCGGTGCGCGGGCCACCGCGCTGCTCTTCGGGCACACGCCGGTCCGGTTCCCGCTCGACGTGTCGATCGTGGACTGCTACGCCGACGCGGCTTAG
- the ngcE gene encoding N-acetylglucosamine/diacetylchitobiose ABC transporter substrate-binding protein has translation MSVSPDLDRRTLLRRAAAAGLLVTPAAGLLSACAGSEPAKNDDTGGAKSKDNPFGVKDGSAVKVVVFNGGLGDQWAKEDMAIFKAKHPSITVNMSSTQKIKTEEQPKMATQPSDVVMNSGADIMDISTLVNEGAIEPLDDLLTAPAWDSDGTVADTLLPGTVADGTFQGKFYVVNIAYTVWGNWYNAALFNKEGWQPPKTFDEFFALAPKIKAKGMAPYVHDAVHGYYPRWALMATIWKSAGKQAVVDIDNLKENAWKADGILPALQAWEKLVKDKLLLPGKLDHTQSQQAWLDGKAAFIQVGTWLKNEMAATIPPGFEMKISDYWGLGASDKAPNDVYAGAGEGIVVPAKAPNKAAAKEFLRAVLSRAGSAKFAELTKSLASTKGSGDNVQDSALASANELMKNAPKDLVSVKFWNFYADLDKESQNLSEELMAGRLTAQQFVDKMQAAADKVAKDSSIKKQTRTA, from the coding sequence ATGTCTGTTTCCCCCGACCTCGACCGCCGGACTCTGCTGCGTCGCGCCGCGGCCGCGGGTCTGCTGGTCACACCGGCCGCCGGCCTGCTCAGCGCGTGCGCCGGCAGCGAGCCGGCCAAGAACGACGACACCGGCGGCGCGAAGAGCAAGGACAACCCGTTCGGCGTCAAGGACGGCAGCGCCGTCAAGGTCGTCGTCTTCAACGGCGGGCTGGGCGACCAGTGGGCCAAGGAGGACATGGCGATCTTCAAGGCCAAGCACCCGAGCATCACGGTCAACATGAGCTCCACCCAGAAGATCAAGACCGAAGAGCAGCCGAAGATGGCGACGCAGCCGAGCGACGTCGTCATGAACTCGGGCGCCGACATCATGGACATCAGCACCCTGGTCAACGAGGGTGCGATCGAGCCGCTGGACGACCTGCTCACCGCCCCCGCCTGGGACAGCGACGGAACGGTGGCCGACACGCTGCTGCCGGGCACCGTCGCCGACGGCACCTTCCAGGGCAAGTTCTACGTGGTCAACATCGCCTACACGGTCTGGGGCAACTGGTACAACGCCGCGCTGTTCAACAAGGAGGGCTGGCAGCCGCCGAAGACCTTCGACGAGTTCTTCGCGCTCGCACCGAAGATCAAGGCGAAGGGCATGGCCCCGTACGTCCACGACGCGGTGCACGGCTACTACCCGCGCTGGGCACTGATGGCGACCATCTGGAAGTCCGCTGGCAAGCAGGCCGTGGTCGACATCGACAACCTGAAGGAGAACGCCTGGAAGGCCGACGGCATCCTGCCGGCCCTGCAGGCGTGGGAGAAGCTGGTCAAGGACAAGCTGCTGCTCCCAGGCAAGCTCGACCACACCCAGTCGCAGCAGGCGTGGCTGGACGGCAAGGCCGCGTTCATCCAGGTCGGCACCTGGCTCAAGAACGAGATGGCGGCGACCATCCCGCCGGGCTTCGAGATGAAGATCTCGGACTACTGGGGCCTGGGCGCCAGCGACAAGGCGCCGAACGACGTCTACGCCGGCGCGGGTGAGGGCATCGTGGTGCCGGCGAAGGCCCCGAACAAGGCCGCCGCCAAGGAGTTCCTGCGGGCCGTTCTCTCCAGGGCCGGCTCGGCGAAGTTCGCCGAGCTGACCAAGTCGCTCGCCTCCACCAAGGGCTCCGGCGACAACGTCCAGGACTCGGCGCTGGCCAGCGCGAACGAGCTGATGAAGAACGCACCGAAGGACCTCGTCTCGGTCAAGTTCTGGAACTTCTACGCCGACCTGGACAAGGAGAGCCAGAACCTCTCCGAGGAGCTGATGGCCGGCCGGCTGACCGCCCAGCAGTTCGTCGACAAGATGCAGGCGGCCGCCGACAAGGTCGCCAAGGACTCGTCGATCAAGAAGCAGACCCGTACCGCCTGA
- a CDS encoding NTP transferase domain-containing protein, with protein sequence MIIAAGGGRRIGGPEALLHQGEKPLVSRMIDTMTEAGCERIVVVLGAAADQVRETTDLSGATVVVNRAWGTGVGSSIRAGLAAIDDDGIEAVVVVPVDMPGLTAVAVRRVTALPYPDVLVCATYDGLRGYPMLFGRRHWSGIATLASADVGARPYLLAHKDQIVDIACDAVADGSRVDSPELMALYGLSVPEQRVGV encoded by the coding sequence ATGATCATCGCCGCGGGTGGGGGACGCCGGATCGGCGGCCCGGAGGCCCTGCTGCACCAGGGGGAGAAGCCCCTGGTCAGCCGGATGATCGACACGATGACGGAGGCGGGCTGCGAGCGGATCGTGGTCGTGCTGGGCGCCGCGGCCGACCAGGTGCGCGAGACGACGGATCTCAGCGGCGCCACGGTGGTGGTCAACCGGGCCTGGGGGACGGGCGTCGGCTCGTCGATCCGCGCCGGCCTCGCGGCGATCGACGACGACGGGATCGAGGCCGTGGTCGTGGTGCCGGTCGACATGCCCGGCCTGACGGCCGTGGCGGTCCGCCGGGTGACCGCGCTGCCGTACCCGGACGTGCTGGTCTGCGCCACCTACGACGGCCTGCGCGGGTACCCGATGCTGTTCGGTCGCCGGCACTGGTCCGGCATCGCCACCCTGGCCAGCGCCGACGTCGGCGCTCGCCCGTACCTGCTGGCGCACAAGGACCAGATCGTCGACATCGCCTGCGACGCGGTGGCCGACGGCAGCCGGGTCGACAGCCCCGAGCTGATGGCCCTCTACGGCCTCAGCGTCCCCGAGCAGCGGGTCGGGGTCTGA
- a CDS encoding carbohydrate ABC transporter permease, giving the protein MRHGVARFVTGFLALPVALYLFYVVWPFVQAAGYSLTDWGGYSDRQQFVGLDNYVRLLSDELIRKAFWHNVFFLVTVPLFTIALALFLAFLLNVGGREDRAGIRGVFGSGLYKVIFFFPQVLSLVVIAVMWQQIYRTDGQGLINGLLIKIGLVDADNPIAFTNDPEPFLGVPAVLWWLLLIAVWSGAGFYMVLFSAAMQSIPKDVYEAAILDGAGRFHTFFRITLPLLRDTVSVAWVYLGFIALDMFALVYVMTPSQGGPNHASEIFASVINFNAFQKGQFGYACAIAVALAIFTILLAALQLRITRRERIEY; this is encoded by the coding sequence ATGCGGCACGGTGTCGCGCGTTTCGTCACGGGCTTCCTGGCCCTGCCCGTCGCGCTCTACCTCTTCTACGTGGTCTGGCCCTTCGTGCAGGCCGCCGGGTACTCGCTGACCGACTGGGGTGGCTACTCCGATCGGCAGCAGTTCGTCGGGCTGGACAACTACGTCCGGCTGCTCTCCGACGAGCTGATCAGGAAGGCGTTCTGGCACAACGTGTTCTTCCTGGTCACCGTGCCGCTGTTCACGATCGCGCTGGCCCTGTTCCTCGCGTTCCTGCTCAATGTGGGCGGACGCGAGGACAGGGCCGGCATCCGGGGGGTCTTCGGCTCCGGCCTCTACAAGGTCATCTTTTTCTTCCCGCAGGTGCTGTCCCTGGTCGTCATCGCGGTGATGTGGCAGCAGATCTACCGGACGGACGGCCAGGGCCTGATCAACGGCCTGCTCATCAAGATCGGGCTGGTCGACGCCGACAACCCGATCGCGTTCACCAACGACCCCGAGCCCTTCCTCGGTGTCCCGGCGGTGCTGTGGTGGCTGCTGCTCATCGCGGTGTGGAGCGGCGCCGGGTTCTACATGGTGCTGTTCTCCGCGGCGATGCAGTCGATCCCCAAGGACGTCTACGAGGCGGCGATCCTCGACGGCGCCGGCCGGTTCCACACGTTCTTCCGGATCACCCTGCCGCTGCTGCGGGACACGGTCTCGGTCGCCTGGGTCTACCTGGGCTTCATCGCCCTGGACATGTTCGCCCTGGTCTACGTCATGACACCCAGCCAGGGCGGGCCGAACCACGCCAGCGAGATCTTCGCATCGGTGATCAACTTCAACGCGTTCCAGAAGGGCCAGTTCGGCTACGCCTGTGCCATCGCCGTGGCGTTGGCGATCTTCACGATCCTGCTGGCCGCCCTCCAGCTTCGGATCACCCGCCGTGAGCGGATCGAGTACTGA
- the helR gene encoding RNA polymerase recycling motor ATPase HelR translates to MTTSAFDLPDHLSPKADPGLIAGDEQHFAAIAETLRQSIDDLSGRLDAARRAPGGKGRRAVDRDQEVHRLTARLRGLRRFGLDLCLGRMVGADDSEPVYVGRFGLTDSAGRRLLLDWRSPAAEPFFGATHANPMGLASRRRYRWTRGRVTDYWDEVFTPDGLDGHAALDDQSAFIASLGGSRSTRMRDVLATIQADQDAVIRAGSSGALVVDGGPGTGKTVVALHRTAYLRYADPRLNHRRGGVLFVGPHQPYLAYVADVLPSLGEEEVQTCTLRDLVPEGAAATVETDPDVALLKSSGDLVAAVEAAVRFYEEPPAEGMTVTTDECDIWLSADDWAEAFAAPGPGTPHNEARDEIWEELLTILLDRYDGDEPADLVRRSLLRNRELRTAFNRAWPLLDAGDLVGDLWSVPAYLRRCAPWLGPDEVRRLHRPDPRAWTVSDLPFLDAARQRLGDREASRRRHRRDAAVAVERERMATVVDELIEAHAYDDGEGVLSSLRQLDLQDALVDEAALPSAEPDPLAGPFAHIVVDEAQELTDAEWQMLLLRCPSRSFTIVGDRAQARHGFTESWQERLERVGLDRISLATLSINYRTPTEVMAEAEPVIRAVLPDANVPRSIRDSGVPVVRGSVSDLGSILDNWLAAHADGIACVIGDPTVRATSRVRSLSPELSKGLEFDLVVLVDPEAFGTGIEGAVDRYVAMTRATQQLVVLTSS, encoded by the coding sequence CTGACCACCAGCGCCTTTGATCTTCCCGACCACCTCTCACCCAAGGCCGACCCGGGTCTGATCGCCGGTGACGAGCAGCACTTCGCGGCCATCGCGGAGACACTCCGGCAGTCGATCGACGACCTGTCCGGCCGCCTCGACGCCGCCCGCCGGGCGCCCGGCGGCAAGGGCCGGCGGGCCGTGGACCGGGACCAGGAGGTCCACCGGCTGACCGCTCGCCTGCGTGGACTGCGTCGCTTCGGTCTGGACCTGTGTCTCGGACGCATGGTCGGCGCGGACGACTCCGAACCCGTGTACGTCGGGCGGTTCGGCCTCACCGACAGCGCGGGTCGCCGGCTGCTGCTCGACTGGCGCTCGCCCGCGGCGGAGCCGTTCTTCGGGGCGACCCACGCCAACCCGATGGGTCTGGCGAGCCGCCGCCGGTACCGCTGGACCCGTGGCCGGGTCACCGACTACTGGGACGAGGTGTTCACCCCGGACGGGTTGGACGGGCACGCGGCCCTCGACGACCAGTCCGCCTTCATCGCCAGTCTGGGCGGCAGCCGATCCACCCGGATGCGGGACGTGCTCGCCACCATCCAGGCGGACCAGGACGCCGTGATCCGGGCGGGATCGAGCGGCGCGCTCGTCGTCGACGGCGGCCCGGGTACGGGGAAGACCGTCGTCGCCCTGCACCGCACCGCCTACCTCCGCTACGCCGATCCGCGCCTCAACCACCGCCGGGGCGGGGTGCTGTTCGTCGGTCCGCACCAGCCCTACCTGGCCTACGTCGCCGACGTCCTCCCCAGCCTCGGCGAGGAGGAGGTGCAGACCTGCACCCTGCGGGATCTCGTTCCCGAGGGCGCCGCGGCGACCGTCGAGACCGACCCGGACGTGGCGCTGCTGAAGTCGTCCGGTGACCTGGTGGCGGCGGTCGAGGCGGCCGTCAGGTTCTACGAGGAGCCGCCGGCCGAGGGGATGACCGTCACGACCGACGAATGCGACATCTGGCTGAGCGCGGACGACTGGGCCGAGGCGTTCGCGGCGCCGGGGCCCGGCACGCCGCACAACGAGGCGCGGGACGAGATCTGGGAGGAACTGCTCACGATCCTGCTGGACCGGTACGACGGCGACGAGCCGGCGGACCTGGTCCGCAGGTCGCTGCTGCGGAACCGGGAGCTGCGGACGGCCTTCAACCGGGCCTGGCCGCTGCTCGACGCAGGCGACCTCGTCGGCGACCTGTGGTCGGTCCCCGCGTACCTGCGCCGGTGCGCCCCCTGGCTCGGCCCGGACGAGGTCCGGAGGCTGCACCGTCCTGACCCCCGGGCCTGGACGGTGTCCGACCTGCCGTTCCTGGACGCGGCACGGCAGCGGCTCGGCGACCGGGAGGCGTCGCGACGCCGGCACCGGCGCGACGCCGCCGTCGCCGTCGAACGGGAACGGATGGCCACGGTCGTCGACGAGCTGATCGAGGCCCACGCCTACGACGACGGTGAAGGTGTGCTGTCGAGCCTGCGCCAACTGGACCTCCAGGATGCCCTGGTCGACGAGGCGGCACTGCCCAGCGCCGAGCCGGACCCGCTCGCCGGCCCGTTCGCGCACATCGTCGTGGACGAGGCCCAGGAACTGACCGACGCGGAGTGGCAGATGTTGCTGCTGCGCTGCCCGTCCCGGAGCTTCACCATCGTCGGGGACCGCGCCCAGGCGCGGCACGGGTTCACGGAGTCGTGGCAGGAGCGGCTCGAGCGGGTGGGGCTCGACCGGATCAGCCTGGCCACCCTCAGCATCAACTACCGGACGCCGACGGAGGTCATGGCGGAAGCCGAGCCGGTCATCCGCGCCGTGCTCCCGGACGCGAACGTGCCCCGCTCCATCCGCGACAGCGGCGTCCCCGTCGTACGCGGGTCGGTGTCGGACCTGGGTTCGATCCTCGACAACTGGCTCGCCGCGCACGCCGACGGCATCGCCTGCGTCATCGGCGACCCCACGGTCCGGGCGACGTCCCGCGTCCGGTCGCTGAGCCCGGAGCTGTCGAAGGGGCTGGAGTTCGACCTGGTCGTCCTCGTCGACCCCGAGGCGTTCGGCACGGGCATCGAGGGAGCGGTCGACCGCTATGTGGCGATGACCCGCGCCACCCAGCAACTCGTGGTCCTCACCAGTTCCTGA